The DNA segment AAATATTTAACAGGGGATATTGAACTTGAGGATAATAGATATGCGCGATCGCTGTGACTAAATCTTGGCATCGTGTCCAAAAAGTTTGCCAGTCTTCCCAAATCGGGCGATCGCTTTCTGCTGCTTTAAGAATCTGTTGCAGTGCTATTTCTGCCTGTTTGATATTGTCGCTTTGGGCTGGTAGTCCTACTGGCTGATCTGCCGCGGATTCTAACTCTTCTGTGACTTCTGCCAATGTGGATTCTATCACATTGATTTGAGGTTTAGTCCATTTCACCAGCAGCCAACGCCAGCCCACAAATACCAGGGTAAATATACCCCAAATCCAACTAATACCCCAGGTATGAATTTGCATCCCTGCGGATATGAGCAAAAAAGTAATAATTAGTGCAATGGGTAATGCTAATACTACCCATTGCCACAGTTTTAATCGCAGCATTTTTTGGTGATCCGCCCTAATTTTTGATACTCCCTACATCTATCCTAAATTTATCCCAAAAAACTTCTATGGGGAGTGAAACTCTAATCAAGGCTCGGTTATCGGCATCTGCTGCTACAATTCGAGGAACATACCTTAAAAAACCTATCGGTAAAAGTAATGTTGCGGTTGCTGAAATACATATTCAAGGTGATGTAGCTTTTTGTGTAGAAGGAACATCTAAAGGTGGAAACAAGAGTCCCATACCTAAACCCAAGCCCAAATCAGAAGGGGGGCAATTTGAACCAACAGTTGACTCCCGTACTGGTTGGCTTATGGATACTGATGCTGAATACAAAGTATTATCCACAATTGCAGACCAGCTTGAAATATTCTACGATCTTCAGGTAGAAGGGAATCTTTATCTTTACACAGAACTACAACCCTGTGAAAGTTGTGAAAATGTTATAAAGCAATTTCAAATAAAGTTTCCAAATATCAAAACAGAAGTATTTTGGGACTATCCCTATCCATAGAACTAATTTTCAGGGAGGAACTTATAATGGTAATCAAATCCACCCCATCGATAAATCGGCAAGTATCTTATACAAATAAGATACCTAAACCTCTAGAAGCTCTATTAAACAAAATTAGGCTCGAACATTATGAAGAACTCTACGAGCCAGAGGCAGATGGCACAGCCTCTCTGGAAGATACTTTAAATGAAGTTTTAGGAACCCTGCGTAGTACCAATAAGACACTCAGTCATCTTCGTTATGTTTGGATGGCACTCATCCTGGCTCTAGTGGTAGAGCCTACAGTAAAATACTATCAGCCACATGGCAATATCTCACCAAAAAATATTATTAATTTGATGGTTAAATGGATAATTGAGACTATTAATAAGTCGATTGTCTCGGAAAATAGTACAGAAATTAGTGTTGATAAATTAATTGCTAAAATAACAGGAAATTTTGATTTTTATTTTCCAATCGAAATAGCCAGCCTCCAAGTTATCAATGAGGCACTAGATGTGTTTCGGAATGCGGTTCGGGTTCTAGATTATAATCAATCTGTAGAGGCAATTTTAGAAATTTTAGATGATTGCTTAGAAGGATATGCAATTTTTCCTGGTTCCTATGGAAGAAGAGAATTATTTGAATGGTGGCTATTCGATGTTGTGCCAGCTAGTTTTGATTTAAAGCCACCTAAATCTTTCTATGTAGTAGAAGGTTTACAAAATAAAGAAACGATTAGATTTCGCCAAACTAGCTTAATGAATGATATTAGCTAT comes from the Nodularia sp. NIES-3585 genome and includes:
- a CDS encoding deaminase domain-containing protein, whose product is MGSETLIKARLSASAATIRGTYLKKPIGKSNVAVAEIHIQGDVAFCVEGTSKGGNKSPIPKPKPKSEGGQFEPTVDSRTGWLMDTDAEYKVLSTIADQLEIFYDLQVEGNLYLYTELQPCESCENVIKQFQIKFPNIKTEVFWDYPYP